The following coding sequences are from one Diospyros lotus cultivar Yz01 chromosome 7, ASM1463336v1, whole genome shotgun sequence window:
- the LOC127805755 gene encoding protein SMAX1-LIKE 3 isoform X2: MRAGGYAMNQSLTSEAANVVKQAVTLARRRGHTQVTPLHVASTMLTSPTGLLRTACLRSNSNPFRCRALELCFNVALNRLPASSAGPMLGPNSHHPSISNALVAAFKRAQAHQRRGSIENQQQPLLAVKIELDQLIISILDDPSVSRVMREAGFSSTQVKADVEKAVALELSSQTLPTDNNSKESNFQVGKGISRPRASSDNQVRNEDVMSVIETMLSKKRKSIVLVGECLATIEGVVRGVMDKVDRGEVPEAFRELKFISLPLNTLENVPREELERRLGELRCLVKSCVDKGIVFYLEDLHWTTEYRAGSGEQRRKYYCPVEYMIIELGRLVSGIEESGRFWLLGIATFQTYRRCKTGHPSLETIWGLHPLTIPEGSLSLSLNPDSDAQSVPRTKKAENRSNLLLLGGNEKQLSSCLAQCSTKFENEARSFNTCTSEATTSSLPLWLQKYKDENQRLRNTTDQVSSNNDQESVPVRDLCEKWNSFCSSSAQRQPYLSERTITFSSASPSCSTSAISYPNFHHAIHWSGDQHFSTYEEGMDGSYEPSFRIYSPQPKQLFLSNPSSTHNSASSSDTEAENPHRFKEMNSENFKTLCNALEKEVPWHKEIIPEITSTILRCRSGMVRRKGDHTKSSCEAKEETWLFFQGLDVDAKERIARELARLVFGSHSDLVSITLSSFSSTRADSVEDLRNKRSRDEQSCSYLERFAEAVSVNPHRVFLVEDVEQADYCSQMGIKRAIERGRIMSNSNGKEVSLHDAIVILSCESFSSRSRACSPPSKQKSDGSEEEKEIGHCVSLDLNVSFDQDDNLQDNQSIDDIGLLDSVDGRILFKLQDL, translated from the exons ATGAGGGCAGGAGGATACGCCATGAACCAATCCCTGACCTCGGAGGCTGCGAACGTCGTAAAACAAGCCGTAACCCTGGCGAGGAGGCGCGGCCACACTCAGGTGACTCCCCTCCACGTAGCCAGCACCATGCTCACCTCTCCAACCGGCCTCCTCCGCACGGCCTGTCTCCGGTCCAACTCCAACCCATTCCGGTGCCGAgctcttgagctttgcttcaaTGTTGCCCTCAACCGCCTCCCAGCGTCATCCGCAGGACCCATGCTGGGCCCTAATTCCCACCACCCCTCCATCTCCAACGCATTGGTGGCCGCCTTCAAGAGGGCTCAAGCCCACCAGCGCCGCGGCTCGATCGAGAACCAGCAGCAGCCCCTCCTAGCAGTGAAAATAGAGCTCGACCAGCTCATAATCTCCATTCTAGACGATCCCAGCGTCAGTAGAGTCATGAGAGAAGCTGGCTTCTCCAGCACCCAAGTGAAAGCCGACGTCGAAAAGGCTGTTGCTTTGGAGCTAAGCTCCCAAACCCTCCCAACCGATAATAACTCAAAGGAAAGCAATTTCCAAGTGGGGAAAGGAATCAGTAGGCCCAGGGCATCGTCAGATAATCAAGTGAGAAATGAGGATGTGATGAGCGTGATAGAAACCATGTTGAGCAAGAAGAGGAAAAGTATTGTGCTTGTTGGGGAGTGTTTGGCCACCATAGAAGGTGTAGTTAGAGGAGTGATGGACAAAGTTGATAGAGGAGAAGTTCCTGAGGCTTTTAGGGAACTCAAGTTCATAAGCCTTCCTCTAAACACTTTGGAAAATGTTCCTAGAGAAGAGCTTGAAAGGAGGCTTGGGGAGCTGAGGTGCCTTGTGAAGAGCTGTGTGGACAAAGGGATTGTTTTCTACTTGGAAGATCTTCACTGGACCACTGAGTATAGAGCTGGTTCCGGCGAACAAAGGAGGAAATACTACTGCCCAGTGGAGTACATGATCATAGAGCTTGGAAGATTGGTTTCTGGAATTGAGGAGAGTGGCAGGTTTTGGCTACTGGGAATTGCAACCTTTCAAACTTACAGGAGATGTAAGACTGGTCACCCTTCGTTGGAGACTATTTGGGGGCTTCATCCTCTTACTATTCCTGAGGGAAGTTTGAGCTTGAGCCTCAACCCTGACAG TGATGCACAAAGTGTGCCTAGAACCAAGAAAGCTGAAAATAGGTCTAATTTGCTTCTGCTGGGTGGGAACGAGAAGCAACTCAGCAGCTGCTTGGCTCAATGCTCCACCAAGTTCGAGAATGAAGCCCGAAGCTTCAACACCTGTACCAGCGAGGCCACCACCTCGAGCCTGCCTTTGTGGCTTCAAAAATACAAGGATGAAAACCAAAGACTCCGCAACACCACCGATCAAGTTTCAAGCAACAATGATCAG GAGTCTGTCCCAGTCAGAGATCTCTGTGAAAAGTGGAACTCATTTTGCAGTTCATCAGCTCAGAGACAACCCTACTTATCTGAACGAACTATAACCTTCTCTTCTGCATCACCTTCTTGCTCTACTTCTGCTATTTCGTACCCTAATTTTCACCATGCTATCCATTGGAGTGGTGATCAGCATTTTTCAACTTACGAAGAAGGGATGGACGGAAGCTATGAACCAAGTTTTAGAATATACAGTCCCCAGCCCAAACAGCTATTCTTGTCCAATCCAAGCTCAACCCATAATTCAGCTTCCTCGAGCGACACGGAGGCCGAGAATCCTCACAGATTCAAGGAGATGAACTCCGAGAACTTCAAAACCCTGTGCAATGCATTGGAGAAAGAAGTGCCATGGCATAAAGAAATCATCCCTGAAATCACTTCCACTATATTGAGATGCAGGTCTGGCATGGTTAGAAGAAAAGGGGATCATACGAAGAGTAGTTGCGAAGCAAAAGAGGAGACTTGGCTGTTCTTCCAAGGTTTGGATGTGGATGCCAAAGAGAGGATTGCCAGGGAGTTGGCCAGGCTTGTTTTCGGGTCACATTCGGACCTTGTTTCAATTACTTTGAGCAGCTTCTCGTCGACCCGAGCCGATTCCGTCGAAGACTTGAGAAATAAGCGATCGAGAGATGAGCAAAGCTGCAGCTACTTGGAGCGATTTGCAGAAGCCGTGTCTGTGAATCCTCATAGAGTGTTCTTGGTTGAAGACGTAGAGCAAGCTGACTATTGCTCGCAAATGGGGATCAAGCGGGCGATTGAAAGGGGAAGAATAATGAGTAATTCCAATGGCAAAGAAGTGAGTCTTCACGATGCCATTGTAATTCTGAGCTGCGAAAGCTTCAGTTCTAGGTCCAGAGCTTGCTCACCTCCAAGCAAACAGAAATCGGACGGATCTGAAGAGGAGAAGGAAATTGGGCACTGTGTCTCTTTGGATTTGAACGTTTCTTTTGATCAAGATGACAATCTTCAAGACAACCAATCGATCGACGATATTGGGCTCTTGGATTCTGTTGATGGCCGGATCCTTTTCAAACTTCAGGATTTGTAA
- the LOC127805755 gene encoding protein SMAX1-LIKE 3 isoform X1, with amino-acid sequence MRAGGYAMNQSLTSEAANVVKQAVTLARRRGHTQVTPLHVASTMLTSPTGLLRTACLRSNSNPFRCRALELCFNVALNRLPASSAGPMLGPNSHHPSISNALVAAFKRAQAHQRRGSIENQQQPLLAVKIELDQLIISILDDPSVSRVMREAGFSSTQVKADVEKAVALELSSQTLPTDNNSKESNFQVGKGISRPRASSDNQVRNEDVMSVIETMLSKKRKSIVLVGECLATIEGVVRGVMDKVDRGEVPEAFRELKFISLPLNTLENVPREELERRLGELRCLVKSCVDKGIVFYLEDLHWTTEYRAGSGEQRRKYYCPVEYMIIELGRLVSGIEESGRFWLLGIATFQTYRRCKTGHPSLETIWGLHPLTIPEGSLSLSLNPDSSDAQSVPRTKKAENRSNLLLLGGNEKQLSSCLAQCSTKFENEARSFNTCTSEATTSSLPLWLQKYKDENQRLRNTTDQVSSNNDQESVPVRDLCEKWNSFCSSSAQRQPYLSERTITFSSASPSCSTSAISYPNFHHAIHWSGDQHFSTYEEGMDGSYEPSFRIYSPQPKQLFLSNPSSTHNSASSSDTEAENPHRFKEMNSENFKTLCNALEKEVPWHKEIIPEITSTILRCRSGMVRRKGDHTKSSCEAKEETWLFFQGLDVDAKERIARELARLVFGSHSDLVSITLSSFSSTRADSVEDLRNKRSRDEQSCSYLERFAEAVSVNPHRVFLVEDVEQADYCSQMGIKRAIERGRIMSNSNGKEVSLHDAIVILSCESFSSRSRACSPPSKQKSDGSEEEKEIGHCVSLDLNVSFDQDDNLQDNQSIDDIGLLDSVDGRILFKLQDL; translated from the exons ATGAGGGCAGGAGGATACGCCATGAACCAATCCCTGACCTCGGAGGCTGCGAACGTCGTAAAACAAGCCGTAACCCTGGCGAGGAGGCGCGGCCACACTCAGGTGACTCCCCTCCACGTAGCCAGCACCATGCTCACCTCTCCAACCGGCCTCCTCCGCACGGCCTGTCTCCGGTCCAACTCCAACCCATTCCGGTGCCGAgctcttgagctttgcttcaaTGTTGCCCTCAACCGCCTCCCAGCGTCATCCGCAGGACCCATGCTGGGCCCTAATTCCCACCACCCCTCCATCTCCAACGCATTGGTGGCCGCCTTCAAGAGGGCTCAAGCCCACCAGCGCCGCGGCTCGATCGAGAACCAGCAGCAGCCCCTCCTAGCAGTGAAAATAGAGCTCGACCAGCTCATAATCTCCATTCTAGACGATCCCAGCGTCAGTAGAGTCATGAGAGAAGCTGGCTTCTCCAGCACCCAAGTGAAAGCCGACGTCGAAAAGGCTGTTGCTTTGGAGCTAAGCTCCCAAACCCTCCCAACCGATAATAACTCAAAGGAAAGCAATTTCCAAGTGGGGAAAGGAATCAGTAGGCCCAGGGCATCGTCAGATAATCAAGTGAGAAATGAGGATGTGATGAGCGTGATAGAAACCATGTTGAGCAAGAAGAGGAAAAGTATTGTGCTTGTTGGGGAGTGTTTGGCCACCATAGAAGGTGTAGTTAGAGGAGTGATGGACAAAGTTGATAGAGGAGAAGTTCCTGAGGCTTTTAGGGAACTCAAGTTCATAAGCCTTCCTCTAAACACTTTGGAAAATGTTCCTAGAGAAGAGCTTGAAAGGAGGCTTGGGGAGCTGAGGTGCCTTGTGAAGAGCTGTGTGGACAAAGGGATTGTTTTCTACTTGGAAGATCTTCACTGGACCACTGAGTATAGAGCTGGTTCCGGCGAACAAAGGAGGAAATACTACTGCCCAGTGGAGTACATGATCATAGAGCTTGGAAGATTGGTTTCTGGAATTGAGGAGAGTGGCAGGTTTTGGCTACTGGGAATTGCAACCTTTCAAACTTACAGGAGATGTAAGACTGGTCACCCTTCGTTGGAGACTATTTGGGGGCTTCATCCTCTTACTATTCCTGAGGGAAGTTTGAGCTTGAGCCTCAACCCTGACAG CAGTGATGCACAAAGTGTGCCTAGAACCAAGAAAGCTGAAAATAGGTCTAATTTGCTTCTGCTGGGTGGGAACGAGAAGCAACTCAGCAGCTGCTTGGCTCAATGCTCCACCAAGTTCGAGAATGAAGCCCGAAGCTTCAACACCTGTACCAGCGAGGCCACCACCTCGAGCCTGCCTTTGTGGCTTCAAAAATACAAGGATGAAAACCAAAGACTCCGCAACACCACCGATCAAGTTTCAAGCAACAATGATCAG GAGTCTGTCCCAGTCAGAGATCTCTGTGAAAAGTGGAACTCATTTTGCAGTTCATCAGCTCAGAGACAACCCTACTTATCTGAACGAACTATAACCTTCTCTTCTGCATCACCTTCTTGCTCTACTTCTGCTATTTCGTACCCTAATTTTCACCATGCTATCCATTGGAGTGGTGATCAGCATTTTTCAACTTACGAAGAAGGGATGGACGGAAGCTATGAACCAAGTTTTAGAATATACAGTCCCCAGCCCAAACAGCTATTCTTGTCCAATCCAAGCTCAACCCATAATTCAGCTTCCTCGAGCGACACGGAGGCCGAGAATCCTCACAGATTCAAGGAGATGAACTCCGAGAACTTCAAAACCCTGTGCAATGCATTGGAGAAAGAAGTGCCATGGCATAAAGAAATCATCCCTGAAATCACTTCCACTATATTGAGATGCAGGTCTGGCATGGTTAGAAGAAAAGGGGATCATACGAAGAGTAGTTGCGAAGCAAAAGAGGAGACTTGGCTGTTCTTCCAAGGTTTGGATGTGGATGCCAAAGAGAGGATTGCCAGGGAGTTGGCCAGGCTTGTTTTCGGGTCACATTCGGACCTTGTTTCAATTACTTTGAGCAGCTTCTCGTCGACCCGAGCCGATTCCGTCGAAGACTTGAGAAATAAGCGATCGAGAGATGAGCAAAGCTGCAGCTACTTGGAGCGATTTGCAGAAGCCGTGTCTGTGAATCCTCATAGAGTGTTCTTGGTTGAAGACGTAGAGCAAGCTGACTATTGCTCGCAAATGGGGATCAAGCGGGCGATTGAAAGGGGAAGAATAATGAGTAATTCCAATGGCAAAGAAGTGAGTCTTCACGATGCCATTGTAATTCTGAGCTGCGAAAGCTTCAGTTCTAGGTCCAGAGCTTGCTCACCTCCAAGCAAACAGAAATCGGACGGATCTGAAGAGGAGAAGGAAATTGGGCACTGTGTCTCTTTGGATTTGAACGTTTCTTTTGATCAAGATGACAATCTTCAAGACAACCAATCGATCGACGATATTGGGCTCTTGGATTCTGTTGATGGCCGGATCCTTTTCAAACTTCAGGATTTGTAA